One Ranitomeya variabilis isolate aRanVar5 chromosome 4, aRanVar5.hap1, whole genome shotgun sequence genomic window, aaacattacaaactagacgtgatGTCAACACAATTGAGTTTTGGCAGGAGGGTACTCcaggcagtattcccaccctaggaagtagtctgctttggtacttctccatggtgctgtcaggtggatgacctggaaaacggtaattagtcttaccggtaatagtatttccaggaatccatcctgacagcactgctagTTTCCCTTCCCATGCCGATTTACTAAGAATTGATGTGACGTAAACATTTGTATCttgtttgtgtttaaataaaattttctttttggcatccatccagatgtggtactttgaaaatcactgatgattggtaaggggagggtccttttatgctcgtggtttcctgtcccactgtggataagaagacaacctccatggtgctgtcaggatggattcctggaaatactattaccggtaagactaattaccgtttttcgcccccaattttttattttcccaaaggtaagagaagaaattagaccacaaaagttgttgtgcaatttgtcctgagtacaacgataccccatatgtgggggtaaaccactgtttgggcgcatagcagagctcggaagggaaggagcgccatttgacttttcaatgcaaaattaactggaattgagatgggacgccatgtcgcgtttggagagcccctgatgtgcctaaacattgaaaccccccacaagtgacattgtcggggtcgtaatacgacaattacccttccttcaccagtcattccaaattaatatgtgtgcagggcatctggtaccggataagaataaatcagacaggtagctggttcaaacttagttaacgccccgtgcatccacacatgtctgcagcgatggcaccaactggctttattctaaaatgcacaatactatattgagtgttaggggaaggcgtgcattaggcggggtttaagctagcatccagtctttctgatttgttctgacatcttctggtggatcctccttttcttcacattcctgagtttcgtttctgaggaaatggcttaacccttcggacactaaaacctgaaacgaaactaagctctggcggccatctttaaatacagttatatctgcaagcataggaaaaacttattgtttcacagtataaaagtatagcagtacaaagagagcataaagatttatataaaagtacaaaggtatataagaaaatacatttttaccttgacaatcccccctaaacactaagtttttcccttaaagaaagatccttcgagactgtccatgtgatgggaaaaggggaggtggatttcttcatccagacacctcagaaactctcccctagcgagaggcctccaggcagctgaacccttcactaacctcacatggagttctcccactgtccctaaactaaatctcttagcatcatctgagaatgggggattttgtctactctcttgagaggaatatacttcgggatctcccctggatcagtaacaTTGTACTCTGatggatctacttcttgattgaggaaggtgccagtcggaattgctttggcaataacctttttatacaagggaataacacaacagagaattatcgattcaactatgaggagggcaatcagtactaaacaaacttattgaaggaatctcttgatcccacctaaccaactggaaaagaaagatgtgtctgctccagcatacatgacacgtcgtcttattgtcctaatttgttcaacttctttagaaaccttcaggtctttcggatctacatttcgccattcaggtctggctgtctataatacgtctcgtatgtctttggtcataccgtcaattaatgtatttaccaatactctaacatcaagtgggtttatgggactgtactccatgtcttcccatttcagctgtaaccatccaaagtatagctctacactctctctccttttgtcacatctgtagaaaatcttaatttgcgtcctagcacgtcacctgttttcatgctcactaactacctaggcctgcctaggtggatttatacgtccatcatattgtcattatttatctgtagaatgagaaaggttggttctcagggtcagccaattgtttttgcatagctagctagtcagagggcctccagggataatactcctgtatctgtcttacccaacctgatgtggttggttctctggtggtggggagtgacatgacatgctggtctacagctccttcccaaaaggattactgtcagcctactcctaaaagttaatgtccccactatccaccaaccacaatcctgtgtcagcttcttatatcactgcatgtgatcttgtctggacaggattcagtgtaattctcttaggtcgggttgcagcacgggtcatacaagtgttagggcccaaatcctcaactataccctggaaggcatcacagctataattaacaaatctttgttcactgtaatatatatatttatttgatccattcaacattttattaatctgcacctgtgggattatagaagcaatgccggcataaatctggttctgggctttaaactggtcagtagtgttgagcgataccgtccgatacttgaaagtatcggtatcggaaagtatcggccgataccggcaaagtatcggatccaatccgataccgatacccgataccaatacaagtcaatgggactcaggtatcggacggtattcctgatggttcccagggtctgaaggagaggaaactctccttcaggccctgggaaccatattaatgtgtaaaagaaagaattaaaataaaaaatatcgctatactcacctgtccgacgcagccgggacctcagcgagggaaccggcagcgttgtttgtttaaaattcgcgcttttacttggttacgtgaggtcccggcttgtgattggtcagggcggccatgttgccgggacgcggaccaatcacagcaagccgtgacgaaattacgtcacggcttgctgtgattggtccgcgtcccggcaacatggccgccattaaccaatcacaagccgtgacgtcacgggaggctggacatgcgcgtattttgaaaagcgcgcgtgtccagcctccagtgacgtcccggcttgtgattggttaatggcggccatgttgccgggacgtcactggaggctggacacgcgcgcttttcaaaatacgcgcatgtccagcctcccgtgacgtcacggcttgtgattggttaatggcggccatgttgccgggacgtcactggaggctggacacgcgcgcttttcaaaatacgcgcatgtccagcctcccgtgacgtcacggcttgtgattggttaatggcggccatgttgccgggacgcggaccaatcacagcaagccgtgacgtaatttcgtcacggcttgctgtgattggtccgcgtcccggcaacatggccgccctgaccaatcacaagccgtgacgtcacgggaggctggacacgcgcgcttttcaaaatacgcgcatgtccagcctcccgtgacgtcccggcttgtgattggttaatggcggccatgttgccgggacgtcactggaggctggacacgcgcgcttttcaaaatacgcgcatgtccagcctcccgtgacgtcacggcttgtgattggttaatggcggccatgttgccgggatgcggaccaatcacagcaagccgtgacgtaatttcgtcacggcttgctgtgattggtccgcgtcccggcaacatggccgccctgaccaatcacaagccgggacttcacgtaaccaagtaaaagcgcaaaatttaaacaaacaacgctgccggttccctcgctgaggtcccggctgcgtcggacaggtgagtatagcgatattttttattttaattctcttttttacacattattacattaatgttgttgcgatacccgatacccgataccacaaaagtatcggatctcggtatcggaaattccgatacagcaagtatcggccgatacccgatacttgcagtatcggaatgctcaacactactggtcaggcaccccccttggcactccaatggcatcaatatatactagtggatcttcttcataactcatgtggagctggtcaaaacttctcctctttctggtaggttcatcaggtatctttggtgtacatatattgtgtatgtttaattagcaaatcagtatctagagaactgttctcttcgcagaaacttgtcttgaagatccctactggtgtacctgtggtgtcgtgggaattatagcaggtgtaattgtcagctaatacggttacttctcctgggacctttagtttaggttccttatgaatcagtgggacgtaatctgggcaatcagtggacttcaaacctttcaacagattcatgacacaggcagtggtgttgtcatcagggaaaagcaatgcatgtgtgtataggtgtgtattcgcagcagaacaagcaatacatcctacagagatattctggactcttacattgtatctcacccattctaaccataggtttttccttggggctgtttgtgtttctatggagaaaacctcttgccaactgagacctggaatgggtatcacttcattgactacatttttcaaacgctcacctgggcctgtcttagctgtactggtaacaggggtcatggttggtctgaaactaatatcctggagctgtatatggcctaaattcccatggtatccactactaaatacataattataatatcttcccagtacaaacgtctgcagatcagcagattgggggctctccagattcaggaggagggggtgacaacttttaccccatttacagcctctaggtggttgcagaagggctgttagatgcattttcACACGgaaactcctacccgtcccatccttgggaacatggcttcactaggtttatatccccaatcgtctcccgtattccaagcagcatctgtctaataataacaattattgttgtcatttctggtaacacatatataaaactggatgattccctctaccacccattcagtctcgggacacttgactacatcacagaaatcaaatcgccagatattcaccggggctgtcaggtttacccagagaatagtgggaccagaattcttatctacaataggggccgaagaggtaggggcgaggatggccctcagttccaggatcaaaaacaacagcaacatttcccttcagtcactactgtgactaaacactggttcggtctcttttacagtgtaaggcgtggatccaggtgctctttccttcaagttttactgcagtgggggtgaccaggatcaccgtgtgaagtccttcaaatctcagctggagacaatctctgcgcacaaactttttcacatacaccaggtctcctggcacaaagggatggtgtccaggaaccttgtctgagtctggaagagaactgaaaacggttaaatgcactttggcaaggtgtccatgtaaggcctgcacatagctagtcaagtcctggtacttgagctgcaactgttatggaaagaaacattcaagattggggctcctgccaaacagaatctcatacggtgacagtcctgtcttcctgtttggggtatatcttactgaaaacaaagctagaggaaggcattctgtccatggtttaccagtctctaccATTGCCttttggattttaagcttaagacttccatttagtctctccactcttccactgctctgtggatggagtatgcaatgcttgacttacccccagtgctgccattacctctgacatgatctctccagtaaaatgggaaccctgatcactttcaatgacttcaggaactccatacctgcttatgatctcagccatcagtttcttcaccgttgtcttagccgtagctttggcaactgggtaggcttctgaccaacctgaaaataaatcaatgcagaccaacacatactcatacgtccctactctgggtaactgaatttaatcaatctgcagtctctggaattggttaaagggccggggagtgtgtttggatggggttttcactgtcctactctgattatgtgtggcacatatcatgcagctctgtacctgcctttctgcgcaggtggaaaacccgggggcaatccattgtttctgtagggtgtcacacatggccgtcttcgagtggtgcacattcccgtgcagaacctgtgccatcattgggtacagtacctgtggcaggcagaccttttcacccctcccccatagcccagtgacggtatcagagcaagcccctatcttttgccacctatttttctcctccttacttgcctgttcttgtaaccgggctaagatgtctttcaacacaagtggagatggtggggtgtccaggtgatgtacttgagaggccacaggagtgcttgctgctttcttcgcagcctggtctgccagtgcgttacccttttattcgtccatcagtgcctttggtatgtgcctttacctttatgatgcctgcttgggtgggaagctgtagtgcattcataagttgctggactgcctcagcatgtttaaaggggtggccatttgctgtcaggaaagccctggctctccagataggcccataatcgtgtgtaatgccaaaagcatacctggaatcagtgtagatatttacagtcttaccttctgctagtttgcacgcttcttgtgcagacatatgagctggcattgactctgccttgattatctcatgttctgagaccacagcatatctggtacagtagcgtccttggtcatcttggtgacgggatccatctacaaaaagctcaaaatcagcattagaatgggcacactagagaccagccgtttcctgagacatcaattctagacaatcatggggtttggaaacctaatcttgttcctctggatccattttagaaagaaaaagagtgtccttgctcatgtcaccttcatgtcacctactcctcccccctttggatccaggggaactaggagaaaagtagcggggttcaggacagtgcaccttttcaaagtcacattagtaggcatgagaacagCACACTGAaaacgcagctgtccagccatggacatgtggctaggttgtacctgattaaggatactatatacattgtgtagggtgtggaccatcagtgggtaattcaaaacaatctctgaagacttgtgtagcaacagctggacagacaacacagtccaaatacaggagggacttcctcttgccaccctatccaggcggccgctgtaataagcaacaggtctctatttgtctccatgaagctgagtcagcacacctgtagcatgtcctgcatagatgagctctgtctgcaaggcagtctgcagacatagggttaaaagaaatatttgagtaggggactgaattcatATAAGGTGGGAGAACTGGAGTTGGAGTCTGTTACATAGAGATAAGGAACACTATGACCTCGCAGCTGCAAAGGTGGGGGCTAGTGAGCGGGCAAGGAGCGCtgctaatttaacccctttccttttctgctgggctaaattcctttgaaaaccttttactatttgcaatgcatcatccggagtggaaatctcaatatcgggtctactacaaaaaggtatgaatgggctttttattacaatgggaatcccagatctttaaacactaccataagacgcccatagaacttctcggcaatccagtataTATATTGCTGcaaggggcacagggtttacagtcgggagtagaggcttaatttcctggggagggaccatattatctaacagggagccccccctgttgatcttcaatttgctctatatgtcaaccactcaacttgatacaggtaattaccaatctttcaattacatacagtacttattgctttaaatacaaatctctcagtgtgtattaaaccaaggacagagaaaactttggaatgcaatacatggtttCCCGTCCCTCTAGCCtgcagcgccgaggggaaaaattgcaagcaaatagcgcaggggctcactcagcccctcccatctagtaacgcggagataagaaaaaatcactgcattccacagcgctgaagggagagcacaaaaacccagcccttagcccccccttactccagcacgtagcgcagataaggagaaaagagaaGCTCGCAGCgatctgctcagcccctcccctacagtacatagcactgatacaaagctccgtatcttctacagtcacaaattacagcagttttcagacctaatttctacaaaactttcctataatcctccgtggtctgggcggagccccaaggacggtccgtacgcacacacaaggcaggtctccgcccaggttggattctgcacaacacaaacaggacacacctacacttctggagatctctttccgccgccattacagggcgctggctgagactgcattttcatcatcagtggcacggcggccattttacaatctataagatcacagttcaaaggcattttataaccaaacacgggctctatatTCTCCGattctccctctccatcaacctattctcatcctttgttctttaagcttcgcgcaactcgcagataagcttcttgactgtctcttgccctcccgtgaccattgtcctgacttccacgacatcctcatctaacttgtggggcacagacttctactttaagatacgcagcttggctcacagaatactatgtcctcctgcagtaggccactggcagcgatacCAACACTGCGTTCTAAAagcacggagcctctcgctcaacgtactaggaaaagagcctcgcgctcaatgtttcctgtccctaaaccagaacacagtgattacagactatcctgccacgatatcccaaacagtcgggaggcagcctcctaatgagacccctccacaaaaatataggtggtcccctcacggaacgtcttatttacctgcctggacaggtggtcccctcacggaacgccttatttacctgtcagcacaatatcacagaggctgcgtctcctatccctttctctaagctgccccacaatctacaactggctcaatttttcagtccacttcactactagacaatagtcacgggtaggatggttgaacggagtacaatgaccggtaaaggaggtgtggtgtacagaggtcgcacaggatgcgacgtctctcagttgctggttcagagcgtggcacaggatcacgtttgatctcaccactcgatcattcacctcccggacccaaggagactacagacaaaccaataacggctgaggcactagcaagtgtgacatatacagtgtacatgatcgccacttaccgcgtgcagagggtgatcagtcctcgaggtcagccactacgggtatcatccacagacatccaggcatgggtccagggggtctcggatcactggccacgccccacgttggtcgcgccaaattgtcggggtcgtaatacgacaattacccttccttcaccagtcattccaaattaatatgtgtgcagggcatctggtaccggataagaataaatcagacaggtagctggttcaaacttagttaatgccccgtgcatccacacatgtctgcagcgatggcaccaactggctttattctaaaatgcacaatactatattgagtgttaggggaaggcgtgcattaggtggggtttaagctagcatccagtctttctgatttgttctgacatcttctggtggatcctccttttcttcacattcctgagtttcgtttctgaggaaatggcttaactcttcggacactaaaacctgaaacgaaactaagctctggcggccatctttaaatacagttatatctgcaagcataggaaaaacttattgtttcacagtataaaagtatagcagtacaaagagagcataaagatttatataaaagtacaaaggtatataagaaaatacatttttaccttgacaacaccattttggaaagtagaccccttaaggaacttatctagatgtgtggtgagcagtgcactttgacccaacaagtgcttcacagaagtttataatgcagagccgtaaaaatacaaaatcatattttttcacaaaaatgatcttttcgcctccaattttttattttcccaagggttagagaagaaattagaccacaaaagttgttgtgcaaattgtcctgagtacaacgataccccatatgtgggggtaaaccactgtttgggcgcatagcagagctcggaagggaaggagcgccatttgacttttcaatgcaaaattgactggaattgagatgggacaccatgtcgcatttggagaacccctgatgtgcctaaacattaaaaccccccacaagtgacaccattttggaaagtagaccccctaaggaacttatcttgatgtgttttgagagctttgaacccccaagtgttttactacagtttataacgcagagccgtgaaaataaaaattcttttttttttcttcagaaaaatgattttttagcccccagttttgtattttcacaagggtagcaggataaattggactccaaaagttgttgtccaatttgtcctgagtacgctgataccttatatgttgggggaaaccactgtttgggcgcatggcagagctcggaagggaaggagcgccatttggaatgcagacttagatggattggtctgcaggcgtcacattgcatttgcagagcccctaatgtacccaaacagtacaacccccccacaagtgaccccatattggaaactagacctcccaaggaacttatctagatgtgttttgagagctttgaacccccaagtgtttcactacagtttataacgcagagccgtgaaaataaaaaatatttttttttcagaaaaattatattttaccccccagttttgtattttcacaagggtaacaggataaaatggatgacaaaagttgttgtccaatttgtcctgagtatgctgataccccatatgttggggtaaacccctgtttgggcgcacgggagagctcggaagggaaggagcagtgttttactttttcaacgcagaattggctggaattgagatcggacaccatgtcgcgtttggagagcccctgatgtgcctggacagtggaaactccccaattctacctgaaaccctaacccaaacaaactaactttaggcccaaccctaaccctaactttagccccaaccctagccctaactttagccccaaccctaaccctaactttatctccaaccctagccccaaccctaaccctagccccaaccctaaccctagccccaaccctaaccatagccctaaccctagccctaaccctagccctagccccaaccctagccccaaccctaaccctagccctaaccctaaccctagccctaatgggaaaatggaaataaatacatttttttaattttattatttttccctaactaagggggtgatgaaggggggtttgatttacttttatagcgttttttatatcggctttttatgattggcagctgtcacacactaaaagatgcttttttatagcaaaaaagtttttgcgtctccacattttgagacctataatttttccatattttggtccacagagtcatgtgaggtcttgttttttgcgggacgagttgacgcttttattggtaacattttcggacacgtgacagtttttgatcactttttattccgatttttgtgaggcagaatgaccaaaaaccagctattcatgaatttcttttgggggaggcgtttatgccgttccgcatttggtaaaattgataaagcagttttattcgtcgggtcagtacgattacagcgatatctcatttatatcatttttttatattttgacgcttttatacgataaaagctattttatagaaaaaataattattttggcatcgctttattctgaggactataactttttatttttttgcttatgatgctttgtggcagctcgttttttgcgggacaagatgacgttttcatcagtatcatgtttatttatatccgtctttttgatcgcgtgttattccactttttgtttggcggtatgataataaagcgttgttttttggctcgtcgttttttttttttcgtacggtgttcactgaaggggttaactagtgggacagttttataggttgggtcattacggacgcggcaatactaaatatgtgtacttttattgtttttgtttgttttttttagataaagaaatgtatttatgggaataatatatatttttttcctttatttaggattttttttttttttttacacatggggaaatttttttttttactttttcactttgtcccaggggggacatcacagatcgccgatttgacagtgtgcacagcactctgtcaaatcggcgatcatactttcatcggagcaggctgctctctgctctgcagcctgctccggacccggaagtactccctgcaggacccggatgcagcccggtGGCCATTTTGggtccgggccctgcagggagaagacgctcggtacaaggtgagtacatcaccttgtaccgatcgtctcagggaagcccgcagggagccccctccctgcgcgatgcttccctgtacctccggtacaccacgatcatgtttgatcgaggtgtgccgggggttaatgtgccgggggcggtccgtggctgctcctggcacatagtgctggaggtcagctgcgataggcagctgacacccggccgcgatcggccgcgctccccccgtgagcgcggccgatcgctatgacgtactatcccgtcggtgggaattaaggcccaccccacctcgacgggatagtacgtcatatgggattaaagggttaaaagttaagttttaatcaTTGGGAGACTCTCCATGCTATATTCTAACCTCTGTTTATCCATTGATCGATGATGGACCTGACAGgcgacttgtttttttgtgagatgagaattggtattatttttgcctacataacattgattgattctttttattcaatatttgggagccagaatgaacaaacagttgaacaccgcacactactggttcatccaacaaggttttctattaaACTGTGAACACTCATTGTTTGGTAAATAATTAAAGTTTTTACATAGCTGGCCATTTTTATGGATGGTTTAAgttgaaatgttcaaaaatataaaactcaaggatattttattacaaaaaatgtttttgtttttttatcgtagcagatgactgtaccaggagatcagagggacagttgacatcttcagtttttaaatatGATGATCTTGAGagcctacaagatacaactgaagggaatgccattactccagatatagcatcatccattcacagcaatgGTCTGTCATCTggtcctatgaaacaggtcccatcttctgtttcattgctaactactaaggaaaatcaaaatcATAAACGAGGCATTAAAAGACAAACTGATCCTAAAGCAAATAagtcattttcctgttcagaatgtgggaaatgttataactagaaatcagatttggttaggcaccataggactcacacaggggagaaacctttttcctgttcagaatgtgggaaattttttaaccagaaatggcatcttgttagtcaccatgGAAATCACACAGAAgataagcctttttcctgttcagaatgtgggaaatgtttttaccaTAAATggaatcttgttagacatcagagaactcacacaggggagaagcctttttcatgttcagaatgtgggaaatgttttaaatggaaaatagatttggttaatcaccatagaactcacacaggggagaagcctttttcctgttcagaatgtgggaaatgtttttaccagaaatggaatcttgttagacatcagagcattcacaaagaggagaagcctttttcctgttcagaatgtgggaaatgttttatccagaaatcagattt contains:
- the LOC143768269 gene encoding uncharacterized protein LOC143768269, translating into MQLIIIYQSSKRTTPERSPRPLLPQDCNQEDPSAPQDHQGEDLTHINTTETYVRGDERCKEEIPTYDYPADDCTRRSEGQLTSSVFKYDDLESLQDTTEGNAITPDIASSIHSNGLSSGPMKQVPSSVSLLTTKENQNHKRGIKRQTDPKANKSFSCSECGKCYN